Proteins encoded by one window of Cloeon dipterum chromosome 2, ieCloDipt1.1, whole genome shotgun sequence:
- the LOC135937545 gene encoding large ribosomal subunit protein P2-like gives MRYVAAYLLASIGGKRNPSVADIEKILGSVGIAVDMERLNKVISELEGKNLDELIAQGQSKLVSVTAGSGTAVTAHPEETGSVASGEKKEEKKVEKKEEMSDYESDSECGLGDIFG, from the exons ATGCGTTACGTGGCTGCGTACCTTTTGGCCTCCATTGGAGGCAAACGAAACCCATCTGTGGCAGATATTGAGAAGATTCTCGGTTCTGTGGGGATTGCGGTGGACATGGAAAGGTTGAACAAAGTCATCTCTGAACTAGAAGGGAAAAACCTGGACGAGCTCATCGCACAAG GCCAATCGAAACTTGTCTCTGTGACTGCTGGAAGTGGCACTGCCGTCACTGCACACCCTGAAGAGACTGGCTCTGTCGCAAGTGGAGAAAAGAAGGAAGAAAAGAAAGtagaaaagaaagaagaaatgAGTGATTATGAGAGTGATAGTGAATGCGGTTTGGGCGATATATTTGGCTAA
- the LOC135937544 gene encoding tubulin polyglutamylase TTLL13-like: protein MWKKSDSVAHPTQKETNKKDYARSTPNPRRRSNRQPTICILANQVIVRKAAERLQLIEVGEKASWNLLWTDQAVTVQQCLSIERFQIVNYIPGISEISRKDLLARNLTRMQKLFPEEYDFFPKTWWLPADHKDLAQFSRAQRGCYYIVKPGSSSQGRGIFITKNIGELDGLQQYVCQAYISRPLLIDGYKFDMRVYGLITSCDPLRLHIYNEGIARFATQKYALPCNGNTDNVFMHLTNYSINKHSCDFMKGEEGSKRRISMINAWLLHQGFDVGLIWSSIDDAISKTVIATAENLKRQYRMSFPRHFQGCFVLLGFDIMLDADLKPHVIEVNRCPSLNIDSPLDEEIKEQLLVDTFTLLNLKRLDQQRVKEEERKKLFESSQLVIKKIALKAANHPGVDSTDKEARAHDEAQALLQAQIDWEEKNSGNFRLAYPSANSEAYSKFFDVESNSSVYQETVASKARKAMVMKNLQNVDDEIVPAYENFSLKEEEVKVNGNTVTRGRIATLNSFEPCFINLAEERERLRDMEKRDALVRSANLRSAIVEAMRQNGLLRPNEIEEPMKAEKVKYAVLPKIFPDFEPLDTSSYFL from the exons ATGTGGAAGAAAAGTGACTCTGTGGCACATCCTAcccaaaaagaaacaaataaaaaggattATGCGAGGTCAACACCGAATCCCAGAAGACGGTCAAATCGCCAGCCAACAATCTGCATCCTTGCAAATCAGGTAATAGTGCGTAAGGCGGCCGAGAGACTGCAGCTGATAGAAGTGGGTGAAAAAGCCTCCTGGAATTTGCTTTGGACCGACCAAGCCGTCACTGTCCAGCAGTGCCTTTCCATTGAGCGCTTCCAGATTGTCAACTACATCCCTGGCATTAGTGAAATCTCTCGAAAAGACCTATTGGCGAGGAACCTGACGAGAATGCAGAAATTGTTTCCTGAAGAATATGATTTCTTCCCAAAAACTTGGTGGCTTCCTGCTGATCATAAG GATTTGGCCCAGTTTTCTAGGGCACAGCGCGGCTGTTACTACATCGTTAAGCCAGGCAGCAGTTCTCAGGGTCGAGGAATTTTCATTACCAAGAATATCGGCGAGTTGGACGGCCTTCAGCAGTACGTCTGCCAGGCCTACATTTCAAGACCGTTGCTGATCGATGGCTACAAGTTCGACATGCGTGTTTACGGCCTGATCACCTCCTGCGATCCTTTGAGACTGCACATTTACAATGAGGGCATTGCAAGGTTCGCCACACAGAAATACGCCTTACCATGCAATGGAAACACGGACAACGTTTTCATGCACCTGACCAATTACTCGATCAACAAACACAGCTGCGACTTCATGAAGGGCGAGGAGGGTAGCAAGAGACGCATTTCTATGATTAACGCCTGGCTGCTGCATCAAGGCTTCGACGTCGGTCTTATTTGGAGCTCCATCGATGATGCCATTTCTAAAACGGTCATTGCCACTGCTGAAAATCTCAAGCGCCAATACAGGATGTCATTCCCCAG ACATTTTCAAGGCTGCTTCGTTCTTCTGGGGTTTGATATTATGTTAGACGCAGACCTCAAGCCTCATGTGATCGAGGTGAATCGATGCCCAAGCTTGAATATCGACTCTCCCTTAGACGAGGAGATAAAAGAACAGCTTCTGGTTGACACTTTCACTTTGCTCAACCTTAAAAGACTCGACCAGCAGCGAGTCAAGGAAGAAGAAAGGAAGAAGCTGTTTGAATCTAGTCAGCTGGTCATCAAGAAAATTGCCCTCAAAGCAGCCAACCATCCTGGAGTGGACTCCACGGACAAGGAAGCCAGAGCTCATGATGAAGCACAAGCCCTTTTGCAAGCCCAAATCGACTGGGAGGAGAAGAATTCGGGTAACTTCAGACTAGCCTATCCAAGTGCAAACAGCGAAGCATATTCAAAATTCTTCGACGTCGAAAGCAACAGTTCTGTCTACCAGGAAACAGTCGCCTCGAAGGCTCGGAAAGCCATggtgatgaaaaatttgcaaaatgttgATGACGAGATTGTCCCGGCTTATGAGAACTTCAGCTTGAAAGAGGAAGAGGTCAAAGTAAATGGAAATACAGTGACCAGAGGTCGAATTGCCACCCTCAACTCCTTTGAGCCGTGCTTCATTAATTTGGCTGAGGAGCGGGAGAGGCTGCGAGATATGGAAAAGAGGGATGCCCTTGTCAGGTCGGCCAACCTGCGCTCTGCCATTGTTGAGGCCATGCGGCAAAACGGCCTGCTGAGGCCAAACGAGATTGAGGAGCCAATGAAGGCGGAAAAGGTCAAGTACGCAGTGCTGCCTAAAATTTTCCCTGATTTCGAGCCGCTTGACACTAGCAGCTACTTCCTTTGA